In Taeniopygia guttata chromosome 34, bTaeGut7.mat, whole genome shotgun sequence, a genomic segment contains:
- the LOC140681292 gene encoding olfactory receptor 14J1-like, with the protein MSNSSSISHFLLLALADTRQLQLLHFCLFLGISLAALLGNGLIISAVACGHHLHTPMFFFLLHLALSDLGSICTTVPKALHNSLWDTRDISYTGCAAQLFFFVFFISAEYFLLTIMCYDRCVSICKPLHYGTLLGSRACAHMAAAAWASAFLNALMHMTNTFSLPLCHGNVLGQFFCEIPQILKISCSKSYLRELGLITLSMSFRFGCFVFIVFSYVQIFRAVLRIPSEQGRHKAFSTCLPHLAVVSLFLSTVMFAHLKPPSISSPSLDLALSVLYSLVPPSLNPLIYSLRNQELKAAVWTLMTGCFQEH; encoded by the coding sequence atgtccaacagcagctccatcagccacttcctcctgctggcactggcagacacgcggcagctgcagctcctgcacttctgcctcttcctgggcatctccctggctgccctcctgggcaacggcctcatcatcagcgccgtagcctgcggccaccacctgcacacgcccatgttcttcttcctgctccacctggccctcagcgacctgggctccatctgcaccactgtccccaaagccctgcacaattccctctgggacaccagggatatctcctacacaggatgtgctgcacagctctttttttttgtctttttcatctCGGCAGAGTATTTCCTgctgaccatcatgtgctacgaccgctgcgtgtccatctgcaaacccctgcactacgggaccctcctgggcagcagagcttgtgcccacatggcagcagctgcctgggccagtgcctttctcaatgctctcatgcacatgacaaatacattttccctgcccctgtgccatggcaatgtcctgggacagttcttctgtgaaatcccccagatcctcaagatctcctgctccaaatcctacctcagggAACTTGGGCTCATTACTCTTTCTATGTCTTTCAGATTTGGTTGTTTTGtattcattgttttctcctatgtgcagatctttagggctgtgctgaggatcccctctgagcagggacggcacaaagccttttccacctgcctccctcacctggccgtggtctcaCTTTTCTTAAGCACTGTCATGTTTGCTCACCTGAAGcccccctccatctcctccccatccctggatctggccctgtcagttctgtattCGCTGGTGCCTCCatccctgaaccccctcatctacagcctgaggaaccaggagctcaaggctgcagtgtggacactgatgactggatgctttcaggaacattga